Proteins encoded together in one Agromyces sp. 3263 window:
- a CDS encoding glutamate-5-semialdehyde dehydrogenase, with protein MEHPDLDTTVIDARLAAAKEASYRLARATTSEKDAALAQVSSLLRERTDEIVAANALDLEAGRAGGLAAGLLDRLTLDPVRIGALADAVLEVIALTDPVGETVSGRSLPSGVRIDQVRVPLGVVGAIYEARPNVTIDIAVLALKSGNAVVLRGGSAAEQTNAVLVGVLRDALAAVGLPADGVQTVDDFGRAGARHLMQARDFVDVLIPRGSAGLIKAVVDEARVPVIETGAGVVHMFLDASAREDWAVELVHNAKTQRPSVCNALETLLVHREAAERLLPPVLDRLEASGVTIHADQRVRSLRPEALEVTDEDWATEHMSLDLSVGIVDSLDDALAHIRRYSTKHTESIVTNDLGNAERFLNEVDAAAVMVNASTRFTDGAEFGFGAEVGISTQKLHARGPMGLPELTSTKWIVRGAGHVRA; from the coding sequence ATGGAGCACCCCGACCTCGACACCACGGTGATCGACGCGCGCCTCGCCGCTGCGAAGGAGGCGTCCTATCGGCTCGCGCGCGCGACGACATCCGAGAAGGACGCTGCGCTCGCCCAGGTGTCCTCGCTCCTCCGCGAGCGCACCGACGAGATCGTCGCCGCCAACGCGCTCGACCTCGAAGCCGGGCGGGCGGGCGGCCTCGCCGCGGGGCTCCTCGATCGGCTGACGCTCGATCCCGTACGCATCGGCGCCCTCGCCGACGCCGTGCTCGAGGTGATCGCCCTCACCGACCCCGTGGGCGAGACCGTGAGCGGCCGCTCGCTTCCGAGCGGCGTGCGCATCGACCAGGTGCGCGTGCCGCTCGGCGTCGTCGGTGCGATCTACGAGGCCCGCCCCAACGTGACCATCGACATCGCCGTGCTCGCGCTGAAGAGCGGCAACGCCGTCGTGCTGCGCGGCGGCAGCGCCGCCGAGCAGACCAACGCGGTGCTCGTCGGCGTGCTCCGCGACGCACTCGCGGCGGTCGGACTGCCGGCCGACGGCGTGCAGACCGTCGACGACTTCGGGCGAGCCGGCGCACGCCACCTCATGCAGGCTCGCGACTTCGTCGACGTGCTCATCCCGCGCGGCAGCGCCGGCCTGATCAAGGCGGTCGTCGACGAGGCCCGCGTGCCGGTCATCGAGACCGGGGCCGGGGTGGTGCACATGTTCCTCGACGCGAGCGCGCGTGAGGACTGGGCGGTCGAACTCGTGCACAACGCGAAGACGCAGCGCCCCAGCGTGTGCAACGCCCTCGAGACGCTGCTCGTGCACCGGGAGGCGGCCGAGCGGCTGCTTCCGCCCGTGCTCGACCGGCTCGAGGCATCCGGCGTCACCATCCACGCCGATCAGCGCGTGCGGTCGCTGCGCCCGGAGGCCCTCGAGGTCACCGACGAGGACTGGGCCACCGAGCACATGAGCCTCGACCTCTCCGTGGGCATCGTCGACTCGCTCGACGACGCGCTCGCGCACATCCGGCGCTACTCCACCAAGCACACCGAGTCGATCGTCACGAACGACCTCGGCAACGCCGAGCGGTTCCTCAACGAGGTGGATGCCGCGGCCGTCATGGTCAACGCGTCCACCCGGTTCACCGACGGCGCCGAGTTCGGGTTCGGTGCCGAGGTGGGCATCTCCACGCAGAAGCTGCACGCCCGCGGCCCCATGGGGCTGCCCGAGCTCACCAGCACGAAGTGGATCGTGCGCGGGGCCGGGCACGTGCGCGCCTGA
- the proB gene encoding glutamate 5-kinase: MTPRTRADIPDARRIVVKVGSSSISGANAGQIGPLVDALAAAHERGTEVVLVSSGAIATGMPYLKLDARPTDLATQQAAASVGQNLLVFRYQDSLDRYGIVAGQVLLTAGDLEHATPRSNAQRAMDRLLALRILPIVNENDTVATHEIRFGDNDRLAALVAELIGADLLVLLSDVDALYTRPPHLEGAERIAHVAFGDELAGVEIGSVGRAGVGTGGAETKVSAARIAAEAGAAVLITATPLVADALAGAEIGTWFDAAPDRHTRGGESDLA; this comes from the coding sequence GTGACACCGCGTACGCGCGCCGACATCCCCGATGCCCGGCGCATCGTCGTGAAGGTCGGCTCGTCCTCGATCAGCGGCGCGAACGCCGGACAGATCGGCCCGCTCGTCGATGCCCTCGCAGCCGCGCACGAGCGCGGCACCGAGGTGGTGCTCGTCTCCTCGGGGGCCATCGCCACCGGCATGCCCTACCTCAAGCTCGACGCGCGGCCCACCGACCTCGCCACACAGCAGGCCGCGGCATCCGTCGGCCAGAACCTGCTCGTGTTCCGCTACCAGGACTCGCTCGACCGCTACGGCATCGTCGCCGGCCAAGTGCTCCTCACCGCGGGCGACCTCGAGCACGCCACGCCGCGCTCGAACGCGCAGCGCGCCATGGACCGCCTCCTCGCGCTTCGCATCCTGCCGATCGTGAACGAGAACGACACCGTCGCGACCCACGAGATCCGCTTCGGCGACAATGACCGGCTCGCGGCCCTCGTCGCCGAGCTCATCGGCGCCGACCTGCTCGTGCTGCTCTCCGACGTGGACGCCCTGTACACACGGCCGCCGCACCTCGAGGGAGCCGAGCGGATCGCGCACGTCGCGTTCGGCGACGAGCTTGCCGGCGTCGAGATCGGGTCGGTGGGACGTGCCGGCGTCGGCACCGGGGGAGCGGAGACGAAGGTCTCCGCCGCCCGCATCGCCGCAGAGGCGGGAGCCGCGGTGCTCATCACGGCCACCCCGCTCGTCGCCGACGCCCTCGCGGGTGCCGAGATCGGCACGTGGTTCGATGCGGCACCCGATCGTCACACTCGAGGCGGCGAATCCGACCTCGCCTAG
- the obgE gene encoding GTPase ObgE, with amino-acid sequence MVSFVDQVTLFVRAGHGGNGCVSVRREKFKPLAGPDGGNGGHGGDIVLVADPNVTTLLAYHGRPHRSSDNGQPGMGDNRSGAAGELLELPVPVGTVVKDPDGSELADLTEPGMRFVVAPGGQGGLGNAALASTKRKAPGFALLGTPGFEGEVKLELKTIADVALVGFPSAGKSSLIAALSAARPKIADYPFTTLHPNLGVVQAGDHRFTVADVPGLIEGASEGKGLGLEFLRHVERCSALLHVIDCATLEPGRDPLSDLEIILAELAAYPVPEGQVPLLDRPQLIALNKVDVPEARELAEFVRPELEGRGYRVFEISTVSHEGLRQLGYALGELVDEARAAAASAPEAQRIVMRPKAVDDSGFVVRPEGGSYGTLYRVLGVKPERWVHQTDFTNDEAVGFLADRLARLGVEDALVRAGAVAGSTVVIGPGSGVVFDWEPTLTSTAELITAPRGADLRLDDNRRATRAERKTEYHERMDAKAEARAELQREREAGLWGEDPDVEGAVDDLQPADGEGSGEGER; translated from the coding sequence ATGGTCAGCTTCGTCGACCAGGTGACGTTGTTCGTGCGCGCCGGCCACGGCGGCAACGGGTGCGTCTCGGTGCGCCGGGAGAAGTTCAAGCCCCTCGCGGGCCCCGACGGCGGGAACGGTGGCCACGGCGGCGACATCGTGCTCGTCGCCGACCCGAACGTCACGACCCTCCTCGCCTACCACGGGCGCCCGCACCGCTCCTCCGACAACGGCCAGCCCGGCATGGGCGACAACCGCTCGGGCGCGGCCGGCGAGCTCCTCGAGCTCCCGGTGCCCGTCGGCACGGTCGTGAAGGACCCCGACGGCAGCGAGCTCGCCGACCTCACCGAGCCGGGCATGCGCTTCGTCGTCGCGCCCGGCGGGCAGGGTGGGCTCGGCAACGCGGCGCTCGCGAGCACCAAGCGCAAGGCGCCCGGCTTCGCGCTCCTCGGCACGCCCGGATTCGAGGGCGAGGTGAAGCTCGAGCTGAAGACGATCGCGGATGTCGCGCTCGTCGGCTTCCCGTCGGCTGGCAAGTCGAGCCTCATCGCCGCGCTCTCCGCGGCGCGGCCGAAGATCGCCGACTACCCGTTCACCACGCTGCATCCGAATCTCGGCGTCGTCCAGGCCGGTGACCACCGGTTCACCGTCGCCGACGTGCCCGGCCTCATCGAGGGCGCGAGCGAGGGCAAGGGGCTCGGGCTCGAGTTCCTGCGCCACGTCGAGCGATGCTCGGCCCTCCTGCACGTGATCGACTGCGCGACGCTCGAGCCCGGACGCGACCCGCTGAGCGACCTCGAGATCATCCTCGCCGAGCTGGCCGCCTACCCGGTGCCCGAGGGCCAGGTGCCCCTGCTCGATCGGCCCCAGCTCATCGCGCTGAACAAGGTCGACGTGCCCGAGGCCCGCGAGCTCGCGGAGTTCGTGCGTCCCGAGCTCGAGGGGCGCGGCTACCGCGTCTTCGAGATCTCGACCGTGAGCCACGAGGGCCTGCGACAGCTCGGGTACGCGCTCGGCGAGCTCGTCGACGAGGCCCGCGCCGCCGCGGCATCCGCCCCCGAGGCCCAGCGCATCGTGATGCGGCCCAAGGCCGTCGACGACTCCGGCTTCGTCGTGCGCCCCGAGGGCGGCAGCTACGGCACGCTCTACCGCGTGCTCGGCGTGAAGCCCGAGCGCTGGGTGCACCAGACCGACTTCACGAACGACGAGGCCGTCGGCTTCCTCGCCGACCGCCTGGCGCGGCTCGGCGTCGAGGACGCGCTCGTGCGCGCCGGCGCGGTCGCCGGATCCACCGTCGTCATCGGGCCGGGTTCGGGCGTCGTGTTCGACTGGGAGCCGACCCTCACCTCGACCGCTGAGCTCATCACCGCCCCGCGCGGCGCGGACCTCCGTCTCGACGACAATCGCCGGGCCACCCGCGCCGAGCGCAAGACCGAGTACCACGAGCGCATGGACGCGAAGGCCGAAGCCCGCGCCGAGCTCCAGCGCGAGCGCGAGGCCGGCCTGTGGGGCGAGGACCCCGACGTCGAGGGCGCCGTCGACGACCTGCAGCCGGCGGACGGCGAGGGATCGGGGGAGGGCGAACGGTGA
- the rpmA gene encoding 50S ribosomal protein L27 encodes MAHKKGASSTRNGRDSNAQRLGVKRFGGQVVSAGEILVRQRGTHFHPGAGVGRGGDDTLFALEAGAVQFGNKGGRKVVNIVAAGE; translated from the coding sequence ATGGCACACAAAAAGGGAGCGAGCTCCACTCGCAACGGTCGTGACTCGAACGCCCAGCGCCTCGGCGTGAAGCGCTTCGGCGGCCAGGTCGTCAGCGCGGGCGAGATCCTCGTCCGCCAGCGCGGCACGCACTTCCACCCGGGTGCTGGCGTGGGTCGCGGCGGCGACGACACGCTCTTCGCGCTCGAGGCGGGCGCTGTGCAGTTCGGCAACAAGGGCGGCCGCAAGGTCGTCAACATCGTGGCGGCCGGCGAATAG
- the rplU gene encoding 50S ribosomal protein L21 — protein MVYAVVRAGGRQEKVEVGTIVTMDRIKADKDGNVSLIPVLLVDGEKITSDAKSLAKVTVTAEVLNDLRGPKIVIQKFKNKTGYKKRQGHRQELTRVKITGIK, from the coding sequence GTGGTTTACGCAGTAGTGCGCGCCGGCGGTCGGCAGGAGAAGGTCGAAGTCGGCACCATCGTGACGATGGACCGCATCAAGGCTGACAAGGACGGCAACGTCTCGCTCATCCCGGTCCTCCTCGTCGACGGCGAGAAGATCACCTCCGACGCCAAGTCGCTCGCGAAGGTCACGGTCACGGCTGAGGTCCTGAACGACCTTCGCGGCCCGAAGATCGTGATCCAGAAGTTCAAGAACAAGACCGGCTACAAGAAGCGCCAGGGCCACCGTCAGGAGCTCACGCGCGTCAAGATCACCGGCATCAAGTAG
- a CDS encoding DUF4031 domain-containing protein, giving the protein MAVLIDTPLWPKHGTMWSHLVSDRSIEELRAFAERSGLPPRAFDLDHYDVPVERYDELVAAGAEPVAPRELVRRLAASGLRVTPRERRARRTGSALG; this is encoded by the coding sequence ATGGCCGTGCTCATCGACACCCCGCTCTGGCCGAAGCACGGCACGATGTGGTCGCACCTCGTGAGCGATCGCTCGATCGAGGAGCTTCGCGCCTTCGCGGAGCGCTCGGGGCTGCCTCCGCGTGCGTTCGACCTCGACCACTACGACGTCCCGGTCGAGCGCTACGACGAACTCGTCGCGGCCGGTGCGGAGCCCGTGGCCCCGCGGGAGCTCGTGCGCCGGCTCGCCGCCAGCGGTCTCCGGGTCACGCCGCGCGAGCGACGCGCCCGGAGAACCGGCTCAGCGCTCGGCTGA
- a CDS encoding Rne/Rng family ribonuclease has translation MVEGNENNTNESGSSTPRRRGGLFGARRGGRGRGAGERAPLTPEPVDAASAVDAGPTAGSTSDAVAPANSADAAGAHATGAVDPSNGETTEVVADAPDAPAQPATAAPASPIPATLTTTSLIFHAPPVLVPSERPERDEREGGAPADEPSSVRRRTRRRSGEEGRPAGDEPSNTVVKVRKPREPELITEPQKVKGSTRLEAKKQRRRDGRDAGRRRAVITEAEFLARRESVDRQMIVREKGGRIQIGVLEDGVLVEHYVARNQEASLIGNVYLGRVQNVLPSMEAAFVDIGRGRNAVLYSGEVDWDAAAENGEKNQPRRIELALKPGDRVLVQVTKDPVGHKGARLTSQVSLPGRYLVYVPNGSMNGISRKLPDTERARLKKILKDVLPDNVGVIVRTAAEGATEEQLTLDVNRLIAQWADISTQLEKVQAPALLHSEPDLLIKIVRDVFNEDFQKMIIAGDEARETIERYLRAVAPDLLERVEAYTGEREAFDEFRISEQIEKALDRKVWLPSGGSLVIDRTEAMTVVDVNTGKFVGSGGNLEETVTKNNLEAAEEIVRQLRLRDIGGIIVVDFIDMVLESNRDLVLRRLVECLSRDRTKHQVAEVTSLGLVQMTRKKLGLGLLESFSEPCEVCAGRGIIVHHEPIVKHRVAQQVERGGRSRGRGGNGGNGNGNGGNQAPVPASTEPKAHTGTHAITEDVKHALAQIAASTIPHAEHKPAEADAAAATAPGASTTGAEEPTARQNRGGEASPSEQQPTSGGRRRGRHRRVTQEQGPAETTEPPAEPPARDEAAAEASDGSPLVPLVELPPVAPPERRRTVRPAEAEVLLDSVLDALPAPKKAGEGRGRSRRVSTAALSTAGAAPVITRADGSATADSAER, from the coding sequence ATGGTGGAAGGCAACGAGAACAACACGAACGAATCCGGCAGCAGCACACCGAGGCGTCGAGGCGGCCTGTTCGGCGCACGACGCGGTGGCCGAGGTCGCGGTGCCGGTGAGCGTGCCCCGCTGACGCCAGAGCCGGTCGACGCGGCATCCGCGGTCGATGCGGGCCCGACGGCGGGCTCGACGTCCGATGCCGTCGCCCCGGCGAACTCGGCGGACGCCGCAGGTGCGCACGCGACCGGCGCTGTCGACCCGTCGAACGGGGAGACCACCGAGGTCGTGGCGGACGCGCCTGACGCACCGGCGCAGCCCGCTACCGCAGCGCCGGCGTCACCGATCCCGGCCACCCTCACGACCACCTCGCTCATCTTCCACGCGCCGCCGGTGCTGGTGCCGAGCGAGCGTCCCGAGCGCGACGAGCGAGAGGGTGGAGCGCCCGCCGACGAGCCGTCGAGCGTGCGCCGCCGCACCCGCCGCCGCAGCGGCGAGGAGGGTCGCCCTGCGGGCGACGAGCCCAGCAACACGGTCGTCAAGGTGCGCAAGCCCCGCGAGCCCGAGCTCATCACGGAGCCGCAGAAGGTCAAGGGCTCCACCCGGCTCGAGGCGAAGAAGCAGCGCCGGCGTGACGGTCGCGACGCGGGCCGCCGCCGCGCGGTCATCACCGAGGCCGAGTTCCTCGCCCGCCGGGAGTCGGTCGACCGCCAGATGATCGTCCGCGAGAAGGGCGGCCGGATCCAGATCGGCGTCCTCGAGGACGGCGTGCTCGTCGAGCACTACGTCGCGCGCAACCAGGAGGCGTCGCTCATCGGCAACGTCTACCTCGGCCGCGTGCAGAACGTGCTGCCCAGCATGGAGGCCGCCTTCGTGGACATCGGCCGCGGCCGCAACGCCGTGCTGTACTCGGGCGAGGTCGACTGGGACGCTGCCGCCGAGAACGGCGAGAAGAACCAGCCCCGCCGGATCGAGCTGGCGCTGAAGCCCGGCGATCGCGTGCTCGTGCAGGTCACGAAGGACCCCGTGGGCCACAAGGGTGCGCGGCTCACCAGCCAGGTCTCGCTGCCCGGCCGCTACCTCGTGTACGTGCCGAACGGCTCGATGAACGGCATCAGCCGCAAGCTCCCCGACACCGAGCGCGCGCGCCTGAAGAAGATCCTGAAGGACGTGCTTCCCGACAACGTCGGCGTCATCGTGCGCACGGCCGCCGAGGGCGCCACCGAGGAGCAGCTCACGCTCGACGTGAACCGCCTCATCGCCCAGTGGGCCGACATCTCGACGCAGCTCGAGAAGGTCCAGGCACCGGCGCTCCTGCACTCCGAGCCCGACCTGCTCATCAAGATCGTCCGCGACGTCTTCAACGAGGACTTCCAGAAGATGATCATCGCCGGCGACGAGGCGCGCGAGACCATCGAGCGCTACCTGCGCGCCGTCGCGCCCGACCTGCTCGAGCGGGTCGAGGCCTACACGGGCGAGCGCGAGGCGTTCGACGAGTTCCGCATCTCGGAGCAGATCGAGAAGGCCCTCGATCGCAAGGTGTGGCTGCCGTCCGGCGGCTCGCTGGTCATCGACCGCACCGAGGCCATGACGGTCGTCGACGTGAACACGGGCAAGTTCGTCGGCTCCGGCGGCAACCTCGAGGAGACCGTCACGAAGAACAACCTCGAGGCGGCCGAGGAGATCGTCCGGCAGCTGCGGCTCCGCGACATCGGCGGCATCATCGTGGTCGACTTCATCGACATGGTGCTCGAGTCCAACCGCGACCTCGTGCTGCGCCGGCTCGTCGAATGCCTGTCCCGCGACCGCACCAAGCACCAGGTCGCGGAGGTCACCTCCCTCGGCCTCGTGCAGATGACGCGCAAGAAGCTCGGCCTCGGGCTGCTCGAGTCCTTCTCCGAGCCGTGCGAGGTCTGCGCCGGCCGCGGCATCATCGTGCACCACGAGCCGATCGTGAAGCACCGGGTTGCCCAGCAGGTCGAGCGCGGCGGACGCAGCCGCGGCCGAGGCGGCAACGGCGGCAACGGCAACGGCAACGGCGGCAACCAGGCCCCGGTGCCGGCGTCGACCGAGCCCAAGGCCCACACCGGCACCCACGCGATCACCGAGGACGTGAAGCACGCCCTCGCGCAGATCGCGGCGTCGACGATTCCCCACGCCGAGCACAAGCCGGCCGAGGCGGATGCCGCGGCGGCGACGGCGCCCGGCGCGAGCACGACCGGCGCCGAGGAGCCGACGGCGCGGCAGAACCGCGGCGGCGAGGCCTCGCCGTCGGAGCAGCAGCCGACGTCCGGCGGTCGCCGGCGCGGACGCCACCGTCGGGTGACCCAGGAGCAGGGCCCCGCCGAGACGACCGAACCGCCCGCCGAGCCGCCCGCGCGCGACGAGGCGGCTGCCGAGGCATCCGATGGATCGCCGCTGGTGCCGCTCGTCGAGCTGCCGCCGGTGGCCCCGCCCGAGCGCCGTCGCACGGTGCGTCCCGCCGAGGCCGAGGTGCTGCTCGACTCCGTGCTCGACGCGCTCCCCGCGCCGAAGAAGGCGGGTGAGGGCCGCGGGCGCAGCCGACGTGTGTCGACCGCCGCGCTGAGCACCGCGGGCGCCGCCCCGGTGATCACGCGTGCCGACGGCTCGGCGACCGCGGACTCAGCCGAGCGCTGA
- a CDS encoding vitamin K epoxide reductase family protein yields the protein MPDSSPQSRPVGVAVFLLIAGALGLLAAWSLTIDKLALLADPDFVPSCDVGVLVGCGVNLGSWQGEVFGFPNPLIGLMAWPVVIAIGAAILAGAQFARWFWIAFNVGVAGALVFVGWLIAQSIYALDVLCPWCMLTWAVTIPTFWVVTLHNLRTGHIPVSARMQRLAGEWFKWIPLITVVCYAIVIVLAQAQMNAIPRVMIDLQNLFR from the coding sequence ATGCCGGACTCCTCCCCCCAGTCCCGACCCGTCGGCGTCGCCGTCTTCCTCCTCATCGCGGGGGCGCTCGGCCTCCTCGCCGCGTGGAGCCTGACGATCGACAAGCTCGCCCTGCTCGCCGATCCCGACTTCGTGCCGTCGTGCGACGTGGGCGTGCTGGTCGGCTGCGGCGTGAACCTCGGATCGTGGCAGGGCGAGGTGTTCGGATTCCCCAACCCGCTCATCGGCCTCATGGCGTGGCCCGTCGTCATCGCCATCGGCGCCGCGATCCTCGCCGGAGCCCAGTTCGCGCGCTGGTTCTGGATCGCGTTCAACGTCGGCGTCGCCGGCGCGCTGGTCTTCGTGGGATGGCTCATCGCCCAGAGCATCTACGCGCTCGACGTGCTGTGCCCGTGGTGCATGCTCACCTGGGCGGTGACGATCCCGACGTTCTGGGTGGTGACCCTGCACAACCTCCGAACGGGCCACATCCCCGTCTCGGCACGGATGCAGCGGCTCGCCGGCGAATGGTTCAAGTGGATCCCGCTGATCACCGTGGTCTGCTACGCGATCGTCATCGTGCTCGCCCAGGCGCAGATGAACGCCATCCCCCGGGTCATGATCGACCTGCAGAACCTCTTCCGCTGA
- the ndk gene encoding nucleoside-diphosphate kinase: MTTGIEETLVIVKPDGVARNLTGEILRRIEAKGYSLVDVRMVQPDREILAKHYAEHEGKPFYEPLVEFMQSGPVVAMRVAGNRVIEGFRVLAGTTDPTTAAPGTIRGDFGRDWGLKVQQNLVHGSDSPESAERELALWFA; this comes from the coding sequence ATGACCACCGGCATCGAAGAGACCCTCGTGATCGTGAAGCCCGACGGCGTCGCCCGCAACCTCACCGGCGAGATCCTCCGCCGGATCGAGGCGAAGGGCTACTCCCTCGTCGACGTCCGCATGGTGCAGCCCGACCGAGAGATCCTCGCGAAGCACTACGCGGAGCACGAGGGCAAGCCGTTCTACGAGCCGCTCGTCGAGTTCATGCAGTCCGGTCCGGTCGTGGCCATGCGCGTGGCCGGCAACCGGGTCATCGAGGGCTTCCGGGTGCTCGCCGGCACCACGGACCCCACGACCGCCGCGCCCGGCACGATCCGCGGCGACTTCGGCCGCGATTGGGGTCTCAAGGTGCAGCAGAACCTCGTGCACGGCTCGGACTCGCCCGAGTCGGCCGAGCGCGAGCTCGCCCTCTGGTTCGCCTGA
- a CDS encoding DUF4233 domain-containing protein has product MSDAPAAAAPEPGRGRPRSIRQSLASIVLGFEIIIVFLAALVIWGLAPTENGSLGLPPWVALVAGGVLIVGLVVTIGLLRYPWGFTLGWVLQALILAAGFLNPAMFFVGILFGGLWWYCMVAGARIDRDRTAQAAPEQEQE; this is encoded by the coding sequence ATGAGCGACGCGCCCGCCGCCGCCGCGCCCGAGCCGGGGAGGGGCCGGCCGCGCTCGATCCGGCAGAGCCTGGCGTCCATCGTGCTGGGCTTCGAGATCATCATCGTGTTCCTCGCGGCGCTCGTGATCTGGGGCCTCGCGCCGACCGAGAACGGCTCGCTGGGGCTTCCCCCGTGGGTCGCGCTCGTCGCGGGCGGCGTGCTGATCGTCGGCCTGGTGGTGACCATCGGGCTGCTCAGGTACCCGTGGGGCTTCACGCTCGGGTGGGTGCTGCAGGCGCTCATCCTCGCGGCGGGCTTCCTCAACCCGGCGATGTTCTTCGTCGGCATCCTCTTCGGCGGCCTGTGGTGGTACTGCATGGTCGCCGGCGCCCGAATCGATCGAGACAGGACGGCGCAGGCCGCTCCGGAACAGGAACAGGAATGA
- a CDS encoding folylpolyglutamate synthase/dihydrofolate synthase family protein — MNDASDANEAFDDRDDPESRDAADAVYAALLDRIGEGSPRPRLAPTRRAVELLGDPHRAAPVIHITGTNGKTSTSRMIEAMLRASGLRTGLLTSPHLERFTERIRIDGEPIADEAVARNWEEILPFLAIVDAELDGSGEEPLTFFETLTVLAFACFADAPADVVVLEVGMGGEWDSTNVADGQVAVFTPIDLDHQARLGNTVTEIARTKSGIIKPAASVVTAKQPDDALRVLEDAAELTESTLAVEGDAFDVLESRVAVGGQLISVRGLAGEYRDIALPLFGRHQAENAAVAIAAVEAFIGGGAVRLADEVVHDGLSVAASPGRLQAIASDPTVIVDAAHNPHGAESLVAALDEYFDFEEVVFVFGVLADKDVDGIAAVLARTGGSFLVTRPESDRAREVRDVAAILAARVGADRVQAVDRLDDALDEARAWAAESPKRAVVVTGSIALVGEAMSIAADRGWGRA, encoded by the coding sequence GTGAACGACGCATCCGACGCGAACGAGGCATTCGACGACCGCGACGACCCCGAGTCCCGTGACGCGGCCGACGCCGTCTACGCGGCGCTGCTCGACCGGATCGGCGAGGGCAGCCCGCGGCCGCGCCTGGCACCGACCCGCCGCGCGGTCGAGCTGCTCGGCGACCCGCATCGGGCGGCGCCGGTCATCCACATCACCGGCACGAACGGCAAGACCTCGACGAGTCGCATGATCGAGGCGATGCTGCGGGCCTCGGGGCTGCGCACCGGACTGCTCACCAGCCCGCACCTCGAGCGGTTCACGGAGCGGATCCGCATCGACGGCGAGCCGATCGCCGACGAGGCGGTCGCCCGCAACTGGGAGGAGATCCTCCCGTTCCTCGCCATCGTCGACGCCGAGCTCGACGGAAGCGGCGAGGAGCCGCTCACGTTCTTCGAGACCCTCACGGTGCTGGCGTTCGCGTGCTTCGCCGACGCTCCCGCCGACGTGGTCGTGCTGGAGGTCGGCATGGGCGGCGAGTGGGACTCCACCAACGTCGCCGACGGCCAGGTCGCGGTGTTCACGCCCATCGACCTCGACCACCAGGCGCGCCTCGGCAACACCGTCACCGAGATCGCCCGCACGAAGTCGGGCATCATCAAGCCCGCGGCATCCGTCGTCACCGCGAAGCAGCCCGATGACGCCCTGCGCGTGCTCGAAGACGCCGCGGAGCTCACGGAGTCGACCCTCGCCGTGGAGGGCGACGCCTTCGACGTCCTCGAGTCGCGCGTCGCGGTGGGCGGGCAGCTGATCTCCGTGCGCGGGCTCGCGGGGGAGTACCGCGACATCGCCCTGCCGCTCTTCGGCCGCCACCAGGCCGAGAACGCGGCCGTCGCCATCGCCGCGGTCGAGGCCTTCATCGGCGGAGGCGCGGTGCGCCTCGCCGACGAGGTCGTGCACGACGGGCTCTCGGTCGCGGCCTCCCCGGGGCGGCTGCAGGCCATCGCCTCCGATCCGACGGTCATCGTGGATGCCGCGCACAACCCGCACGGCGCGGAGTCGCTGGTGGCGGCGCTCGACGAGTACTTCGACTTCGAGGAGGTCGTCTTCGTCTTCGGCGTGCTCGCCGACAAGGACGTCGACGGCATCGCCGCCGTCCTGGCCCGGACGGGCGGCTCGTTCCTCGTCACGCGGCCCGAGTCCGACCGGGCCCGCGAGGTGCGGGACGTGGCGGCGATCCTCGCCGCCCGCGTCGGCGCCGACCGCGTGCAGGCCGTCGATCGGCTCGACGACGCGCTCGACGAGGCGCGCGCCTGGGCGGCGGAGTCGCCGAAGCGCGCGGTGGTGGTCACGGGCTCCATCGCCCTCGTCGGCGAGGCCATGTCGATCGCCGCCGACCGTGGATGGGGCCGCGCATGA